The following is a genomic window from Candidatus Zixiibacteriota bacterium.
ATCCAGCGCCCTGCCGACCGAACCCTCGGAAATGCGCGCAACCAACTGCGCTTTCTTCGTGGATACCTTGTAATGCCCGGCCAAATACTTCTCAATCACCTGGGGCGGCTGGCGGTCCACCTTGATTTTCTGCGAGCGCGATTGAATCGTCTTGAGAAGCGAATCAGGATTCGATGTGATAATGATAATAACCGTATCAGCCGGTGGTTCTTCGATCATCTTAAGCAGCGCGTCGCCCGATGACAGCAACATCTTCTCCATCTGGTAAAAAACCACTACCCGACGGATTTCAGAATCCGCTTTCAAAGAAAGATTCTTCTTTATCATGCGGGCTATAGAAATCGGGATGGTCTGAGTCTTCACATCTGAGATAATCCGAAACGGCTCCTGTTTTTTCTGCTGGATAAACTCGGCAGTAAACTCTACCGCCTTTTCCGGTTTATTTTCATGCGGAGGTATCGGAACCGCGAACTGAAGTCCCTCGAAATTGAGCGCGAAGATATTGCGGCAATTGCGGCATTGCCCGCAAGGGACGAGCATTTTTGCCTCCGAATCGGACCGCTCGGGCTTCTCACAATTGAGCAGCGCCGCGAACGATACCGCCAAAAGCCACCGCCCGACTCCATCGGGCCCGTAAAACAAATACGTGCCGGCTGTTCGCTCCAGCTCAAACGAGCGCGAGAGAATAGCCCAAGCTCTGGTATCGTAAAGGATATTTTCAGAAGGAATCAATATTAATCCATGTCACCGGGTCGAGGGGACTGCGACCCTCGCGAAGCTCAAACCTCACCATGCCGTCTTCGGCCGCCTCCGCCACCCGGTTACCAGCTAAAACATATTCATTCACACTTACGAGAATCTTTCCCAACCCGGCGTAAGTCGTATAGTAATGATCATCATGGTTGATTATAATAAAATTACCGTAACCGCGCAAACTCCCTGAATAGGCCACCGTCCCCGAGGCTACCGCCACCACTTTATCACCCGGCCGCGTCTGAATTGTTATTCCCGATGAAAACGATTTGAGCTTGGTTACCGGGTCAACCAGATCCCCAAACGGAACGGTAATCTTGCCGCGGCAGGGGGGCAAAAGCTGCCCCTTGAGCGAGGCAAACACCGATGGTCCCCGGTCGATCCCCCGTTCTTCGGCAAGCCGAAGCTCCACTTCCTGCTGAAGTCGCGCGATAATGTTCTCCATTTCCCGCGCCGCCTGCTCCAAAGTCAGAATCCGGTCGGCCTCCTCCGCTTTCTTGCGCCGGATCTGCTCCAGATTCTTCTCATACTTTTGCTTGGCGCTGGATGTCAGACTGATAGCTGTTTCGCGCTTTTTTTTCAGCCCCGATATCTTTTTGGTCTCCCCCGCGAGGTCACTTTTCTCCTGAAGAGTCTGCTCGAGATCGATCGATGCCTGGTCGACATTGCCCAACTCGAAATTCGCCAGCGCTGTCAGGTAAATAATCTGCTTCTGAAG
Proteins encoded in this region:
- a CDS encoding peptidoglycan DD-metalloendopeptidase family protein: MRYSTTFILAALVIGLTSLSLAKDTKDEILIQKQEMEKIKKEVAASREKLDSLKQTEMDVQKKISEGDQKLKTDQKVVSRLNSQLKQLQDKIKETTSELDQKQLELELSRRRYLGNIRQFYMAAHKPPEIFSEDPNEELMLQKQIIYLTALANFELGNVDQASIDLEQTLQEKSDLAGETKKISGLKKKRETAISLTSSAKQKYEKNLEQIRRKKAEEADRILTLEQAAREMENIIARLQQEVELRLAEERGIDRGPSVFASLKGQLLPPCRGKITVPFGDLVDPVTKLKSFSSGITIQTRPGDKVVAVASGTVAYSGSLRGYGNFIIINHDDHYYTTYAGLGKILVSVNEYVLAGNRVAEAAEDGMVRFELREGRSPLDPVTWINIDSF